Sequence from the Gloeocapsopsis dulcis genome:
GTGGAGGTGGTGATGACTATCTTGATGGTGGTGCAGGTAACGACACTCTACTAGGCGGTGCAGGTAACGACACTCTATTTGGTGGTGTGGGTAATGATACTCTATTTGGTGGTGCAGGAGATGATTACCTTATGGGGTATGCTGGAAACAATCGTCTAATTGGTGGAATCGGTAATGATACGCTGGAAAGCGGAATCGGTAATGATACACTGACTGGCGGCGCGGGTGCAGATGTATTTATATTAAATAACCCGTCTGCCCATGCAACAATTACAGACTTCAATGCCAAGCAAGGAGACATGATTGTTGCTAGTTTTATGGGCTTCTACCAAGGTTCCTTTTCGTATAACAACAGTACTGGCGCTTTACTATATACTGAATACGTACATGGTAATACTGTTGAAAGTCAAGTCGCTCAACTACAACCAGGTACAAGCTTTAATGTTGATACGCAATTAATGCTTTGGTAGAGCGTCTACTTGCAAACTCATCCTTCATCGAGAATCCTCACTGTGCAAATTTGACACTCCCCACGAATAGAATTCGGAGGATTCTTGGCTCAACCAGTTAGCTTGTCTTGCAGGTTTTCACCTACAAAATAGAGGCTATTCTGTCCCCAAGCGTTAATTCCCTCATGCCCTGAGGTACTCAAATTTAATGCTAATCCTGCCTGATTTAGTCCTTTAACCAAAATATTCAGGGCAGCATTTTCGTCTCTGTCAATAACTAGATTGCATTTAGGGCAAATATGGGTTCTCACTGACAAAGTTTTTTTCACCCGTGTTCCGCACTCATTGCAATCTTGACTTGTGTATTGCGGTGGAACTGCCACTACTGGACGCTTGTACAGCATTCCGTAGCGTTCTATCCAATCAGTAAACTGAGTCCAAGCAGCGTCCGATATCGACTTCGACAACTTGCGGTTCTTTACTAGGTTTTTGACATTCAACTTCTCATACGCAATGAAATCGCTAGATTCCAGTAGCGCCTTTGCAGTCTTTGCCACAAAGTCTTTACGCCTGCGTTGTACTGTTAAATGTTTCTTACCCAACCACTTACACGCTTTCTTGTAATTGTTTGATTGTTTAACTTTCTCTCCTTTGTTTGGTCTACGAAACTTGCTTGAAACGCGACGTTGCGCTCTTTTTAAACTACGCTCAGCTGTTCTCAAGTGTCTAGGATTATCTACCGTTTGTCCATCCGAGGTCGTGTAAAACTTGGCTAAACCGACATCAATCCCTACTGCCCTGCCTGTAGGCTCAATTGATATATTTCGTTCTACTGCAATACAAAATTGGCAATAATAACCATCGCTGCGACGAACAATTCTGACTCGCTTAATTGCCTTCAAATGGTAAAAGTTCAAGTCGTAGGTTCCTACCAACTTGAATGTTCCTGCCTTGAATTTGTCAGTACAAGTAATTCGTTTTCTGTCAGGACTTAGTTTCCAGCCTGCGACTTTATATTCAACCGAACGATTGTTCTTTTGAAACTTAGGAAAACCAATATTTCCAGGTATTTTAGCCTTGCGATTCTCATAAAATCTCCGAATCGCAGACATCGCCCTTTCTGATGCCGCTTGTGCCGCAGAAGATTCTAGCTTACCTGCCCAAGGAAATTCCGAATTATGTCTAACTCTAGTT
This genomic interval carries:
- a CDS encoding calcium-binding protein — its product is MGNYIGTNEADYILGSSSGDTIYGYKGNDTLVGDAGNDSLFGGGGDDYLDGGAGNDTLLGGAGNDTLFGGVGNDTLFGGAGDDYLMGYAGNNRLIGGIGNDTLESGIGNDTLTGGAGADVFILNNPSAHATITDFNAKQGDMIVASFMGFYQGSFSYNNSTGALLYTEYVHGNTVESQVAQLQPGTSFNVDTQLMLW
- a CDS encoding RNA-guided endonuclease InsQ/TnpB family protein is translated as MIRTFQFVRNKCLRFWMDGFQVKLSEVNAEATRVRHNSEFPWAGKLESSAAQAASERAMSAIRRFYENRKAKIPGNIGFPKFQKNNRSVEYKVAGWKLSPDRKRITCTDKFKAGTFKLVGTYDLNFYHLKAIKRVRIVRRSDGYYCQFCIAVERNISIEPTGRAVGIDVGLAKFYTTSDGQTVDNPRHLRTAERSLKRAQRRVSSKFRRPNKGEKVKQSNNYKKACKWLGKKHLTVQRRRKDFVAKTAKALLESSDFIAYEKLNVKNLVKNRKLSKSISDAAWTQFTDWIERYGMLYKRPVVAVPPQYTSQDCNECGTRVKKTLSVRTHICPKCNLVIDRDENAALNILVKGLNQAGLALNLSTSGHEGINAWGQNSLYFVGENLQDKLTG